Within the Dolichospermum compactum NIES-806 genome, the region GAGTGTAAAAGTTTTTGAGCAAGCTTTATCTTTAGCCAAGATCACATCTGCAAATTTAATGTTACTGCACGTTTTATCACAGGAAGAGGAAGGCAGTCCAGAGGCGCTGATTTTCCCCAATATTGACTACTATCCTGGCTGGAACGAGCAAAGCTTTAAATTATATCAAGAACATTGGGAAAAATTTAAGAACGAAGGCTGGCAAATGTTACAGTCATGGAGCGCCCAAGCTAATACATCTGGTGTTAATACAGAATTTACCCAAAATACTGGTAGTCCAGGACGAATGATTTGTGAATTAGCCACTGACTGGAATGCTGACTTAATTATCATGGGACGACGGGGACGTTCTGGACTGGCGGAATTTTTTCTCGGTAGTGTGAGTAATTATGTTTTACATCATGCACCTTGTTCGGTGCAGATTGTTCATGTTCCTATTAGTTCCCCAGCGGTAAATGTTTCTTCAGCAGCTACTACGGTTAGTAACTAATTCTTAGATGAGGCTGCATAGAATCAGATCTCCAGAATTATTAACCGCAGATAAACGCGAGTTCGACGAAAATAATTTAACCCCCCTGGTAAACCTCTCCTTTGCACCTCTCCCTAACCCTCTCCTCTTAGGAGAGGGAAAAGGAATAACATTTAATACTGGAGAGGCTTAAAGGACTAATTATGTATTGGTAATAAGAGGTTAAAATGCTCCTCTCCGTGTCGGATAGGGGTTGGGGTGAGGTTCATCGAACTCACGCAGATAAAGACGGATAAGTTAATAGATTTTATGATTCTGTGCAGTCTTAAATAAAGTTGGTCTGTGAAAAAATATGAAAACATCAGTTCCACCTTCTTCAACTCATCCCAGTGGAGACAAGCGTTTAAAGATTTTGGACGCAACTATTAAGCGTCATCAATACCAACAAGATGCACTTATTGAAATTCTACATCGGGCTTCTGAATTATTTGGTTATCTAGAACTGGATTTATTACTGTACATTTCCCATAGTTTGAAGTTACCACCTAGTCGAGTCTATGGGGTGGCTACTTTCTATCATTTGTTTTCCCTCGCCCCAAAAGGGGTTCATAACTGTGTGGTTTGTACGGGTACAGCTTGTTATGTTAAAGGCTCAACAGCGATCTTAACCCAGTTGGAAAAATTAACGCAAATTCACGCAGGAGAAACTACCACAAATGGTCAAATTTCTTTGATAACAGCTAGATGTTTGGGGGCTTGTGGAATTGCTCCGGCGGTAGTCTTTGATGGTGTTGTTTTAGGTAATCAAACCCCGGAATCAGTTGGCGAAAAAGTGGGAGAATGGTGGCAAAATGGAACTAAGTGAATTATTAGAAATTGCCCAAAAGGAACTTTCTCAACGGAAATCTGTGCAAATTCGCTGTTGTACTGCTGCGGGTTGTCTCTCTTCTGATTCTCAATCTGTGAAAGATCATCTCGAAGCATCTGTGAAAGCTGCGGGTTTACAAGATACTGTACAAGTTGCTGGTGTCGGTTGTATGCGTTTGTGCTGTCAGGGACCATTGGTACAGGTGGAAAATCGGGAAAATTTATCCGCATCAAAGCTGTATCAAAAAGTTATGCCAGAAAATGCAGCAGCAATTATGGCGGGGGTAAAGGGAGAAGTCACAAGTTTACAGGAGGGTGATTTAAATCAGCCATTTTTTAGCCGTCAATTACCAATTGTCCTAGAAAACAGTGGTAAAATTGACCCCGAACGGATTCAAGCTTATATTGCGGCTGATGGTTATCAAGCCCTTTACCAAGTGTTGCGGGAAATGAAACCCAGTCAGGTGGTAGAAACTATTACTAAAAGCGGTTTAAGGGGACGTGGTGGTGCTGGTTATCCCACTGGTTTAAAATGGGGAACAGTAGCAAAATCCGCCAGTGAGAGGAAGTTTGTAATTTGCAATGCTGATGAAGGTGATCCTGGTGCATTCATGGATAGGAGTGTATTGGAAAGTGATCCTCACCGGATTTTGGAAGGGATGGCGATCGCTGCCTACTCCATCGGCGCAAATCAAGGCTATATTTATGTTAGGGCAGAATATCCTATTGCTATTAAACGTCTAGAAATTGCTATTCGTCAAGCCCAACACTTAGGGCTTTTGGGTTCACAAATCTTTGATTCTCCCTTTGATTTTAAAGTAGAAATCCGGATCGGTGCGGGAGCTTATGTCTGCGGTGAAGAAACGGCGTTAATGGCTTCAATTGAAGGTAAACGTGGTGTCCCCCATCCTCGTCCACCATACCCGGCTGAATCGGGTTTATGGGGCTATCCAACGTTAATTAACAACGTGGAAACCTTTGCCAATATCGCGCCAATTATTCGTAAAGGTGCTGATTGGTTTGCTAATATCGGCATTGGTAAAAGCAAAGGCACAAAGGTATTTGCGTTAGCGGGAAACATCCGCAACACGGGTTTAATTGAAGTCCCAATGGGAACATCTTTACAGGAAATTGTCGAGGAAATGGGAGGAGGTGTTCCCGACAATGGTATGGCTAAAGCAGTACAAACCGGTGGACCTTCAGGGGGATGTATTCCTGCGGCGGCTTTTGCTACACCTGTGGATTATGAATCTTTAACTGCTTTGGGTTCAATGATGGGTTCGGGCGGGATGATTGTCATGGATCAAACTACAAATATGGTAGATGTCGCCCGCTTTTTCATGGAATTTTGTATGGATGAATCTTGCGGTAAGTGCATTCCTTGTCGAGTAGGAACTGTGCAATTACACGGTTTATTAACAAAGATTAGTCAAGGAAAAGGTTCACTAGCTGATTTAGATTTATTGGAGGAACTTTGCGACATGGTAAAACACACCAGTTTATGTGGTTTAGGACAGTCTGCACCAAATCCAGTTTTTAGCACTTTGCAATATTTTCGAGATGAATATTTGGAATTAGTCAGTTGTCATTAGTCATTAGTCATTGGTCAGTAGTTATTACCAATTACCAATCCAAAATCTAAAATCTAAAATCTAAAATTACTATGACTGTAAAAACTTTAACAATAAATGGGGAATTGATTAGCGCTCGTGAGGATGAAACCTTACTAGAAGCAGCGCAGGAAGCTAGTATTCATATTCCTACATTATGCCATTTAGAAGGTGTAGGTGATATTGGTGCTTGTCGTTTATGTTTGGTGGAAATTGCGGGAAGTAATAAATTACAACCTGCTTGCGTGACTAAAGTTACAGAAGGAATGGAGGTGAATACAAATAGCGATCGCTTACAAAAATACCGGCGGACAATTGTAGAAATGTTATTTGCCGAAGGTAATCACATTTGCTCAGTTTGTGTTGCTAATGATAACTGTGAATTACAAGATTTAGCCATAGAAATGGGCATGGATCATCTCCGCTTAGAATATCAAAATCCTCAGCGAACTGTTGACACTTCCCATCATCTTTTTGGCATAGATCATAATCGTTGTGTACTTTGCACTCGCTGTATTCGTGTCTGTGATGAAATTGAAGGCGCACATACTTGGGATATGGCAGGAAGAGGATCAAAATCTCATGCAATTACTGATTTAAATCAACCTTGGGGAACTTCCCAAACCTGTACTTCCTGCGGTAAATGTGTTAATGCCTGTCCCACAGGAGCGTTATTTGATAAAGGTTCAAGTGTCGGTGAAATGAAACATGATCGGGGCAAAATTGAATTTTTAGTAACTGCAAGAAATAAAAAGCAGTGGAATTTTTAGTCATTAGTCATTAGCATAATTTAAAATAAACTCTCATGTTACAGCATATTCAACAAATATTTAAGCGAATTCTATTAGTAGGAATATTGACAACATTTATATTCCTTGGTTTAGCAAATCTATCATCTGAAAAAGTAATTGCTGCTATTACTCAGCTAGGAAATCCTCCAGAAGAACTTATTTATCGTTCACAAGTGAAATTAGATGATCAATCAGGAAAAGTCTGGCAAGTTGTATTATTTAAACAAGTGTATTCGGATCAACCATCGAATATAAATCTTCGCCTAGTTGGTTTTCCTAGTGTTGGTGAGTTAATTCATCCCCAACCTTTAAGAATCACCTCAACAACAGGTAAAGTTTGGAATGCTGCTGATGTATTTTTAGAGGAAGCTCCAGCACCAACTGTTGGTCAATATGATTTGACAGAAATCTTACCTCAATTACCTCCAGAATCTTTAACTTTATCTATACCCCTTCCCAGCACAAACTTCATTAATATCGCAGTTCCTATTCATGTTGTCAAAGAATGGCAATCATTAATTTCCACTGAAAACTGAAAAGGTAAAAAAATGACTAAAATCAAATTAGCAACAGTCTGGTTAGGTGGGTGTTCTGGTTGTCATATGTCCTTTCTCGATTTGGACGAATGGTTAATATATTTAGCCGCACAAGTAGATATAGTTTATAGTCCCTTTGCTGATATTAAAGAATATCCCGAAGGTGTAGATATCGTATTAGTTGAAGGTGCGATCGCCAATGAAGAACATTTAGAATTAATTTACAAAATTAGAGAACGAACTAAAACAATAATTTCCTTTGGTGATTGTGCTGTTACTGGTAATGTTACCGCTTTACGTAATCTTTCCGGTGGTGCTGAACCAGCCCTACAATTAGCTTACATTCAAGAAGCCAATATTAATCAACAAATTCCCAATTCCTGGGGAATTGTTCCCCCTTTACTAGATACAGTTGTCCCTGTGCATAAGGTAGTACCAGTTGATATTTATTTACCCGGTTGTCCCCCTTCAGCACATCGGATTCGTGCCGCACTTGAACCACTATTAAAAGGAGAAAACCCGCAAATTGTCGGCAGAAAAATGATTAAATTTGGTTAATTAGTAATTACAACCAAATAAATACATACATTATAGCCCTCTCCTTGCTTGCGGGGAGGGGGTTGGGGGTGGGCTTCTTAGATTTAACTCAACAGATAACCCCTATATTTTCTTTCTTCCTCCTGACTCCTTTCTTTCTGACTCCTATTTTTCCGAGGTGACTTATGTTAACAGCAGCAGATGTAATGACTAAAGATGTGGCAATGATTCGCAGTTCAGCCACAGTCAAAGAAGCAGTTGATTTAATGAAAGCAAGAGATTGGAGAGCATTAATTGTAGATCGTCGTCATGAACAAGATGCTTATGGAATTATCACAGAAAGCGACATTGTGTATAAAGTCATTTCCTATAGCAAAGATCCAAATAAAATCCGTGTTTATGAAATTATGACTAAACCTTGTATTGTCGTTAATCCAGAATTAGGTTTAGAATATGTAGCCAGATTATTTGCTAATCATCATCTCCGACGTGCGCCTGTAATTAGTGGTAAATTATTAGGAATAATCTCACTTACTGATATCTTAGCCAGAAGTACTTGTTTAGAACAACCGCGCTCATTTTTATTAGAACAAGAATTACAAGATGAAATTAAAAAAGCTCGAATTGTTTGTGCAGAAAAAGGCATCAATTCCGCAGAATGTGCAGCAGCTTGGGATGTAGTAGAAGAAATTCAAGCCGAAATTGCCCACCAACTCGCTGAAAAACCTCTGAAAACTGCCTTTGAAGATTACTGTGATGAATATTCAGAATTCACAGAATCTAGGTTTTATGATTTGTAATATGTAGTAATACGTAGGTTGGGTAGAACGAAGTGAAACCCAACATGATCAAAGATTTTTTGGGTTTCCTTGCGTCAACCCAACCTACAATTGTTTATTATTACCAATCACCGATTAATTATGAAAACAATCATTATTGACCCAGTTACTCGCATTGAAGGACACGCGAAAATTAGCATTTATTTAGATGATGAAGGTCAAGTAAATGATGCTAGATTTCATGTTACGGAATTTCGTGGGTTTGAAAAATTTTGTGTCGGTCGTCCATTTCCAGAAATGCCAGGAATTACGGCGAGAATTTGCGGTATTTGTCCAGTCAGTCACTTATTAGCATCAGCCAAAACAGGCGATCGCATTTTAGCCGTCACAATTCCCAAAACAGCCTCTCAATTACGCCGTTTGATGAATTTGGGTCAAATCATCCAATCTCATGCCCTCAGCTTCTTTCACCTCAGCGCACCAGACCTATTATTAGGCATGGATAGCGAACCCGAAAACCGCAATATTTTTGGTTTAATTGCTGCCGAACCGGAATTAGCCAGAGGTGGAATCCGTTTACGCCAATTTGGACAAGAAATCATTGAATTATTAGGAGGAAAAAAAATTCATCCTTCCTGGGCTGTTCCTGGTGGAGTTCGTGACCCTTTAACCACAGAAAATCGCACCCACATTCAGCAAAAAATTCCTGAAGCCAAAGCCACTGTAATTAGTGCCATAGCTTTATTTAAAAGCTTGTTAAAAACTTATGAAAAAGAAGCAAAAACCTTTGGTAATTTTCCGAGTTTATTCATGGGTTTAGTCAGTTCTGAAGGTTTATGGGAAACTTATGATGGACATATCCGATTTGTTGATAGTGGAGGAAACATCGTTGCTGATAATCTTGATGCTGCTAACTATCATGAATTTATTGGTGAAGCAGTCCAAGCAGATTCTTATTTAAAATCACCTTATTATCTTCCTTTAGGTTATCCTGATACCACAGATCATTGTCGTTTAGATAGTGGAATGTATCGCGTTGGACCATTAGCTAGATTAAATATTTGTAATCATATTGGCACACCTTTAGCAGACACAGAATTAAAAGAATTTCGTAGTCATGGAAACGGAACTGTTAAATCATCATTTTTCTATCATTATGCCCGGTTGATTGAAATTTTAGCATCAATTGAACATATAGAGATTATCCTTGATGACCCAGATATTCTATCAACTCGTCTCCGTGCGGAAGCTGGTATTAATTGCCTGGAAGCAGTTGGAGTTAGTGAAGCCCCAAGAGGAACATTATTCCATCATTATCAAGTTGATGAAAATGGTTTAATGTTAAAAGTAAATTTGATTATTGCTACTGGTCAAAATAACTTAGCCATGAATCGCACAGTTGCCCAAATTGCCCGTCATTTTATTCAAGGAGACCATATAAAAGAAGGAATGTTAAACCGAGTTGAAGCCGGAATTAGGGCTTTTGATCCTTGTTTGAGTTGTTCCACTCATGCAATGGGACAAATGCCTTTATTAATAGAAGTAGTGGACACAAATGGAACTATAGTTAATCAAATTTGCCGTAATTAAGTTAGTTATTTAGATCCCCGACTTCTTAAAGAAGTCGGGGATCTAGTATTTTTATGATATAATTCAACTTAAACTGATATTACCCAAATTTTATGACTCTTGCTACTGCTAAACGCTTTACCATAACTGAATATCACCGTCTAGCAGACCTTGACTTCTTCACAGAAGATGACAGAGTTGAACTAATTAAAGGTGAAATTATCAAAATGGCTGCAAAAGGTAGACCACATTCAACATACAATAGACGGTTAATCAGAGAATTAACAACATTATTAGGAAATCTTGCCACTTTACAAGCTCAAGATCCTATATACATAGCCCCAAATAGTGAACCAGAACCAGATATAGCTATCCTCCGTAATAGAACTGATGATTATTTTCTAAATCATCCCACCTCATCTGATATTTTCCTAATTATTGAAGTAGCTGATTCATCTTTAAAATATGACCAAGAAGTGAAACTACCCCTATATTCAGAAGCAGGTATTTCTGATTATTGGATTTTCAACTTAATCGCCTATTATTTAGAATGCTACAGTGACCCATATCAAGATTTACAAGGTAAATTTGGCTATCGTCACAAATCAATTATCCTCCCTAATGAGTCCGTAAAATTGCCATCTTTCCCGGAATTAATCTTAGATTTAACTAAAGTATTTCCAGGGAAAAATTAAGTTATAAAATTAAAATTTGCAAAAATTGATAAAATGTGCTATTTTAATTGTGAAGTGATGTAATGGGATTCTAGTGAAAATTTACAATAATACTAGTATAAAAATTAGCGGCTGATATAGCCGCACCAGTATCTATGGTTCACTCATATTTACACCTGCTGCAATAAGGTCAAAATTATTGGGAAAATGGGTGTTATGATCACAGTCTGCCTTTTTTAAATGCGTCCCTTCTAAATTAGCTTGACGCAAATTCGCGGAAAATAACATTGTTCCGCGCAAATCTGCATTTTGTAAATTGGCCTCACTTAAATCAGCAAAACTCAAATCACATCCTCGCAAATTTGCACCGCTAAGGTTGGCTTTACTCAAATCAGCATAGCTGAAATCAGAGCCTTTTAAATCCAAACTTTGTAAATTAGCATCGCCTAATTCTGCTCTTTCAAAGTCTCTTTTTCCCATCGCATATTCTTCTAAAATCCTAGCAGCACTATTAATTGGTTGTTGAAAATTAACTTCAGGCATAAAACAGCCTCACAATTTATCTAAAAATTCTCATGGTTTAATGAAAACCATCCCAATTTATAATATAACGAATAAGTCAGAAAATAAATGTTCTGTTCACATAAGTTCGTTTTGATAATTTTTGTGTTTGCTCATAAGTCACTCAAATTTTACTCTTAGTCTTATATTCAAAATTAAGATGAAACTGTAGGCAATACTGCTCGGTTAAGCCTCAAAAGTCATTATATTGTAGGTTGGGTTGTTCGCGTTAGCGTTGCGGAGCAATCAGAACGAAACCCAACAAAATCCTTGATAATTTTCTTAACCGACAAGTATTGAAACTGTAGGGAACAAAATTTCTAGAATAGTTGACCGCAGATAAACGCGGATGAATTAACAAGAGGAATAAAAATGATAAAAACTACAATAGTGATTGGTTATGGAAATGAATTATGTAGTGATGATGGTATTGGTTGTAGGGTAGCAAATATAGTTAATCTTTGGCATCTATCTAATGTCCAATCTTTAGCAGTTCACCAACTTACTCCAGAATTAGCAGCAAATTTGGCAAATGTCAATTTAGCAATTTTTGTAGATGCTAGTTTGAATTCAGAATTGCAAAATGTGCAAGTAGAATCTATACTACCTAATGAATCTAGGATGATCATAGGACATAGCATTAAGCTTACATATCTTTTAGCCTTAACAAAATCTCTCTATGGTTATAGTCCACCAGCTTGGTTAATAACAGTACCAGGGGTTAACTTTGAATTAGGAGATTGTCTTTCACCAATAGCAGAACAAGGAATTAGTATAGCTTTAACAAAAATCATTAACATTATTAATAAAGGATAAAAAATTCCATTTCTCTTCCTCTCTGCGACTCTGCGTGAAACAAATTCATACCTTCATTCAGCAAAATACAAAATAATCACAAATTCATAGGAGTATGTATGGAAACATCTAACCAAAGAATTAGCAATAAAGTTTATGATATCGTTAATCCCCTAGATGCGATATTTATTCCCAAAACTGTAGCCGTAATTGGTGCTACTGAAAAACCCGGAAGTGTAGGACGAACTTTACTTTGGAACTTAATCACTAATCCCTTTGGAGGAACAGTTTTTCCGATTAATCCTCACCGTCATAGCGTATTAGGAATTAAAGCTTATCCGACTATTTTTGATGTTCCCGAAAAAATAGATTTAGCCGTTATAGTTACACCAGCACAAACTGTACCCCAAATTATATCTGATTGCGTTAATGCTGGAATCAAAGGAGCAATAATTATTTCCGCTGGTTTTAAAGAAGCTGGAGAAAAAGGTATCGC harbors:
- a CDS encoding NADH-quinone oxidoreductase subunit B family protein — protein: MTKIKLATVWLGGCSGCHMSFLDLDEWLIYLAAQVDIVYSPFADIKEYPEGVDIVLVEGAIANEEHLELIYKIRERTKTIISFGDCAVTGNVTALRNLSGGAEPALQLAYIQEANINQQIPNSWGIVPPLLDTVVPVHKVVPVDIYLPGCPPSAHRIRAALEPLLKGENPQIVGRKMIKFG
- a CDS encoding CBS domain-containing protein, whose product is MLTAADVMTKDVAMIRSSATVKEAVDLMKARDWRALIVDRRHEQDAYGIITESDIVYKVISYSKDPNKIRVYEIMTKPCIVVNPELGLEYVARLFANHHLRRAPVISGKLLGIISLTDILARSTCLEQPRSFLLEQELQDEIKKARIVCAEKGINSAECAAAWDVVEEIQAEIAHQLAEKPLKTAFEDYCDEYSEFTESRFYDL
- a CDS encoding DUF3122 domain-containing protein is translated as MLQHIQQIFKRILLVGILTTFIFLGLANLSSEKVIAAITQLGNPPEELIYRSQVKLDDQSGKVWQVVLFKQVYSDQPSNINLRLVGFPSVGELIHPQPLRITSTTGKVWNAADVFLEEAPAPTVGQYDLTEILPQLPPESLTLSIPLPSTNFINIAVPIHVVKEWQSLISTEN
- a CDS encoding pentapeptide repeat-containing protein, whose translation is MPEVNFQQPINSAARILEEYAMGKRDFERAELGDANLQSLDLKGSDFSYADLSKANLSGANLRGCDLSFADLSEANLQNADLRGTMLFSANLRQANLEGTHLKKADCDHNTHFPNNFDLIAAGVNMSEP
- a CDS encoding NuoF family protein, whose protein sequence is MELSELLEIAQKELSQRKSVQIRCCTAAGCLSSDSQSVKDHLEASVKAAGLQDTVQVAGVGCMRLCCQGPLVQVENRENLSASKLYQKVMPENAAAIMAGVKGEVTSLQEGDLNQPFFSRQLPIVLENSGKIDPERIQAYIAADGYQALYQVLREMKPSQVVETITKSGLRGRGGAGYPTGLKWGTVAKSASERKFVICNADEGDPGAFMDRSVLESDPHRILEGMAIAAYSIGANQGYIYVRAEYPIAIKRLEIAIRQAQHLGLLGSQIFDSPFDFKVEIRIGAGAYVCGEETALMASIEGKRGVPHPRPPYPAESGLWGYPTLINNVETFANIAPIIRKGADWFANIGIGKSKGTKVFALAGNIRNTGLIEVPMGTSLQEIVEEMGGGVPDNGMAKAVQTGGPSGGCIPAAAFATPVDYESLTALGSMMGSGGMIVMDQTTNMVDVARFFMEFCMDESCGKCIPCRVGTVQLHGLLTKISQGKGSLADLDLLEELCDMVKHTSLCGLGQSAPNPVFSTLQYFRDEYLELVSCH
- the hoxU gene encoding bidirectional hydrogenase complex protein HoxU: MTVKTLTINGELISAREDETLLEAAQEASIHIPTLCHLEGVGDIGACRLCLVEIAGSNKLQPACVTKVTEGMEVNTNSDRLQKYRRTIVEMLFAEGNHICSVCVANDNCELQDLAIEMGMDHLRLEYQNPQRTVDTSHHLFGIDHNRCVLCTRCIRVCDEIEGAHTWDMAGRGSKSHAITDLNQPWGTSQTCTSCGKCVNACPTGALFDKGSSVGEMKHDRGKIEFLVTARNKKQWNF
- a CDS encoding Ni/Fe hydrogenase subunit alpha: MKTIIIDPVTRIEGHAKISIYLDDEGQVNDARFHVTEFRGFEKFCVGRPFPEMPGITARICGICPVSHLLASAKTGDRILAVTIPKTASQLRRLMNLGQIIQSHALSFFHLSAPDLLLGMDSEPENRNIFGLIAAEPELARGGIRLRQFGQEIIELLGGKKIHPSWAVPGGVRDPLTTENRTHIQQKIPEAKATVISAIALFKSLLKTYEKEAKTFGNFPSLFMGLVSSEGLWETYDGHIRFVDSGGNIVADNLDAANYHEFIGEAVQADSYLKSPYYLPLGYPDTTDHCRLDSGMYRVGPLARLNICNHIGTPLADTELKEFRSHGNGTVKSSFFYHYARLIEILASIEHIEIILDDPDILSTRLRAEAGINCLEAVGVSEAPRGTLFHHYQVDENGLMLKVNLIIATGQNNLAMNRTVAQIARHFIQGDHIKEGMLNRVEAGIRAFDPCLSCSTHAMGQMPLLIEVVDTNGTIVNQICRN
- a CDS encoding Uma2 family endonuclease yields the protein MTLATAKRFTITEYHRLADLDFFTEDDRVELIKGEIIKMAAKGRPHSTYNRRLIRELTTLLGNLATLQAQDPIYIAPNSEPEPDIAILRNRTDDYFLNHPTSSDIFLIIEVADSSLKYDQEVKLPLYSEAGISDYWIFNLIAYYLECYSDPYQDLQGKFGYRHKSIILPNESVKLPSFPELILDLTKVFPGKN
- a CDS encoding universal stress protein, with amino-acid sequence MFKKILVAVDRSDMSVKVFEQALSLAKITSANLMLLHVLSQEEEGSPEALIFPNIDYYPGWNEQSFKLYQEHWEKFKNEGWQMLQSWSAQANTSGVNTEFTQNTGSPGRMICELATDWNADLIIMGRRGRSGLAEFFLGSVSNYVLHHAPCSVQIVHVPISSPAVNVSSAATTVSN
- the hoxE gene encoding bidirectional hydrogenase complex protein HoxE; the protein is MKTSVPPSSTHPSGDKRLKILDATIKRHQYQQDALIEILHRASELFGYLELDLLLYISHSLKLPPSRVYGVATFYHLFSLAPKGVHNCVVCTGTACYVKGSTAILTQLEKLTQIHAGETTTNGQISLITARCLGACGIAPAVVFDGVVLGNQTPESVGEKVGEWWQNGTK
- a CDS encoding hydrogenase maturation protease, which gives rise to MIKTTIVIGYGNELCSDDGIGCRVANIVNLWHLSNVQSLAVHQLTPELAANLANVNLAIFVDASLNSELQNVQVESILPNESRMIIGHSIKLTYLLALTKSLYGYSPPAWLITVPGVNFELGDCLSPIAEQGISIALTKIINIINKG